A stretch of Paucidesulfovibrio gracilis DSM 16080 DNA encodes these proteins:
- a CDS encoding Lrp/AsnC family transcriptional regulator: MIDNANKKILNILQKNARTTNADIARQIGKAPSAILERIRKLEANGVIQGYEARVAPLAAGLGLTSFTLVSVEEEVGSTSTGELLASIPGVLEVHYCAGQDSYLVKIRVQDTERLAEMLAKIGRIPTVKNTKSTIVLRTVKESSNLPIDEE; the protein is encoded by the coding sequence ATGATCGACAACGCGAACAAAAAAATCTTGAACATTCTCCAGAAAAATGCCCGCACCACTAATGCCGACATAGCCCGTCAGATCGGCAAGGCTCCGTCCGCCATCCTGGAACGCATCCGAAAGCTGGAAGCGAACGGCGTTATTCAAGGTTATGAGGCCCGAGTGGCCCCCCTCGCCGCAGGGCTGGGACTCACTTCCTTTACCCTGGTCAGCGTGGAAGAAGAAGTGGGATCCACCTCCACCGGGGAACTGCTCGCCTCCATCCCCGGCGTTCTCGAAGTCCACTACTGCGCCGGGCAGGATTCCTATCTTGTCAAAATTCGGGTGCAGGACACGGAACGCCTGGCTGAAATGCTCGCCAAAATCGGGCGCATCCCCACCGTAAAGAACACCAAGTCGACCATCGTGCTCCGCACGGTCAAGGAAAGCAGCAATCTGCCCATCGACGAAGAATAA